Proteins co-encoded in one Waddlia chondrophila WSU 86-1044 genomic window:
- the gatC gene encoding Asp-tRNA(Asn)/Glu-tRNA(Gln) amidotransferase subunit GatC — MAHLDKQMIEYLSDLSRIDLSEEEQQSLLEDLEKILAYIDLLNEVDTEGVEPCNHVLADMRNVMREDEVGETMPREAFLNNAPAQIGGMIRVPPVIKGK, encoded by the coding sequence ATGGCCCACTTAGACAAACAAATGATCGAGTATCTATCCGATCTTTCACGCATCGATCTATCCGAGGAGGAGCAGCAATCGCTTCTTGAAGATCTCGAAAAAATTCTTGCTTATATCGATCTTCTGAATGAGGTCGATACTGAAGGGGTTGAGCCGTGCAACCACGTTCTGGCCGATATGCGCAACGTCATGCGCGAAGACGAGGTTGGCGAAACGATGCCTCGCGAAGCATTCTTAAACAACGCACCTGCTCAAATCGGCGGCATGATTCGCGTTCCTCCTGTAATCAAAGGGAAATAA
- the gatB gene encoding Asp-tRNA(Asn)/Glu-tRNA(Gln) amidotransferase subunit GatB has protein sequence MAYRNEWETVIGLEIHSELNTQSKLFSEAPNRFGDEPNTNITEVCTGMPGALPVLNKEAVKKAVQLGCALQAKVAKFSKFDRKSYFYPDSPRNFQITQFDQPIILGGHVIAEVEGEEKIFEIDRVHLEDDAGMLKHFSGFAGVDYNRAGVPLVEIVSKPCIHSPKEAVAYAMAVKAILQYIDASDCNMEEGSLRFDANISVRIKGEQGFRNKTEIKNMNSFSNMQIALESEIKRQIKLYEDHPDVDPNELMSQATYRFDPDRKETVLMRRKEHADDYRYFPEPDLVPIVLTDAYIEEIRSTLPELPLQRERRYIRELELPPEAAFVLTSDKPLADYFEQALNICNRPKQLCNWLIVEFAGRFRDTGTNLTTSGIPAEHVGKLVQLIDSGKITGRIAKSVADDMVASPGKDPEAIIAENPDYQPMDDIGALEVIVDKVLIDHSQSVQDFKNGKDKAFSFLIGQIMKATRGKASPEVVNQMLKEKINSLLK, from the coding sequence ATGGCTTATAGAAACGAATGGGAAACAGTGATCGGGCTTGAAATCCACTCCGAGCTTAATACTCAATCAAAACTTTTCAGTGAAGCCCCGAACCGTTTTGGCGATGAGCCCAATACAAATATCACAGAGGTATGCACCGGCATGCCGGGCGCTCTCCCTGTTCTCAACAAGGAAGCTGTCAAAAAAGCCGTTCAATTAGGCTGCGCTTTGCAAGCTAAGGTTGCGAAATTCAGTAAATTCGACCGCAAATCCTACTTCTATCCCGATAGTCCCAGGAATTTCCAAATCACGCAATTCGATCAGCCAATCATCCTTGGCGGCCACGTCATCGCTGAAGTCGAAGGAGAGGAAAAAATCTTTGAAATCGACCGCGTTCATCTGGAAGATGACGCAGGAATGCTCAAGCATTTCTCCGGTTTTGCCGGTGTCGACTACAACCGGGCAGGCGTTCCTTTAGTTGAAATCGTCTCCAAGCCCTGCATCCACAGTCCAAAAGAAGCTGTCGCCTATGCGATGGCTGTCAAAGCGATCTTGCAGTACATTGATGCATCCGACTGCAACATGGAGGAAGGGTCTTTGCGCTTTGACGCGAACATTTCCGTACGGATCAAGGGTGAGCAAGGCTTTCGCAACAAGACCGAGATCAAAAACATGAACTCGTTTTCCAACATGCAAATCGCATTGGAGTCGGAAATCAAAAGGCAAATCAAACTCTATGAAGATCACCCGGATGTCGACCCGAATGAACTGATGAGCCAAGCCACCTACCGCTTTGATCCTGATAGAAAAGAAACGGTATTAATGCGCAGGAAAGAGCACGCGGATGATTACCGGTATTTCCCAGAACCCGACCTTGTTCCAATTGTATTGACAGATGCTTATATTGAAGAGATCCGATCCACCCTTCCCGAACTTCCCCTGCAACGAGAAAGGCGCTACATCCGAGAGCTGGAACTTCCCCCTGAAGCAGCTTTTGTATTGACCAGCGACAAGCCTCTGGCAGACTACTTTGAACAAGCGCTTAACATTTGCAATCGTCCCAAGCAGCTTTGCAACTGGCTGATTGTCGAATTCGCCGGGCGTTTCCGAGATACCGGAACGAACTTGACCACATCCGGCATTCCTGCCGAACACGTTGGCAAACTTGTCCAGCTGATCGACAGCGGCAAAATCACTGGACGGATAGCAAAATCAGTTGCCGATGATATGGTTGCTTCTCCAGGAAAAGATCCCGAAGCGATCATTGCTGAAAACCCTGATTATCAGCCGATGGATGATATAGGAGCTTTAGAAGTGATCGTGGACAAGGTGCTTATCGACCACTCTCAATCCGTTCAAGATTTCAAAAACGGCAAAGACAAAGCTTTCAGCTTTCTGATTGGCCAGATCATGAAAGCAACAAGAGGAAAAGCTTCCCCTGAAGTTGTCAATCAGATGCTTAAAGAAAAAATCAATTCTTTATTGAAATAA
- the gatA gene encoding Asp-tRNA(Asn)/Glu-tRNA(Gln) amidotransferase subunit GatA has translation MHQLTAIELRDKFLNKELSAQEIIEHFLRRIETYDEQIGAFLAVFHERARTCAKRLDEKRANGQPLGKLAGIPIAIKDNIHVKGELSTCASQFLTNFKAPFESTVVKLLEEEDAVIIGKTNLDEFAMGSSTENSSVKLTCNPWNLACTPGGSSGGSAAAVSARLVPLALGSDTGGSIRQPASLCGVVGYKPTYGRVSRFGLVAFGSSLDQIGPFATNTADAALIMEVIGAHCRKDSTSIPQGSEAYLEKFTQTLDGLKVGVPFQFLKDLQGESKNAFDHSLETLKANGASVVEVDLSTLKYSIPVYYILATAEASTNLARFDGVRYGVRAPDAETLDQVYDRSKELGFGKEVKRRIMLGTFVLSTGFQDAYYKKAQKVRTLMIEQYQKAFKDCDLIAMPVATSGAFKIGSKKDPLEMYLEDIYTISINLAGLPAVSIPNGFSDSMLPLGLQLIGPQKEDVRVLSYAHALESKTSFNKLPAQFKD, from the coding sequence ATGCATCAATTGACAGCGATCGAATTGAGAGATAAATTTCTAAATAAGGAATTGTCCGCACAAGAGATCATCGAACATTTTTTAAGGCGAATAGAGACTTATGACGAGCAGATTGGTGCTTTCCTTGCAGTTTTTCACGAAAGGGCCCGAACATGCGCTAAAAGACTCGATGAAAAACGGGCTAATGGGCAACCCTTAGGAAAACTTGCAGGCATTCCCATCGCGATTAAAGACAATATCCACGTGAAAGGTGAACTTTCCACCTGTGCATCCCAGTTCCTGACAAATTTCAAAGCTCCTTTTGAATCAACAGTTGTCAAGCTCCTAGAAGAAGAAGATGCTGTCATTATTGGAAAAACGAACCTCGACGAATTTGCAATGGGGTCGTCGACAGAAAATTCGTCGGTGAAATTGACCTGCAATCCCTGGAATCTTGCATGTACTCCCGGAGGGTCATCCGGAGGATCGGCGGCAGCCGTTTCCGCACGCCTTGTTCCCCTAGCTTTGGGAAGCGACACGGGCGGATCGATCCGGCAGCCAGCCTCTCTATGCGGCGTCGTCGGCTACAAACCTACTTACGGGAGAGTTTCTCGATTTGGATTGGTTGCCTTCGGATCTTCCCTCGATCAAATCGGCCCTTTTGCAACGAATACCGCTGATGCAGCTCTTATCATGGAGGTGATCGGCGCCCACTGCAGGAAAGATTCGACAAGCATTCCTCAAGGGAGTGAAGCTTACCTCGAAAAATTCACTCAGACACTGGATGGACTAAAGGTTGGCGTCCCCTTCCAATTTTTGAAGGATCTACAAGGGGAATCGAAAAACGCGTTTGATCACAGCCTGGAAACATTGAAAGCTAATGGAGCTTCAGTTGTGGAAGTGGACTTAAGTACATTGAAATATTCGATCCCTGTCTACTACATCCTGGCAACGGCTGAAGCATCGACTAACCTGGCCCGCTTCGACGGAGTGCGTTATGGCGTGAGGGCTCCGGATGCGGAAACGCTCGACCAAGTTTACGATCGTTCAAAGGAGCTTGGTTTTGGAAAAGAGGTGAAGCGAAGGATTATGCTTGGAACATTCGTTCTTTCCACAGGATTCCAGGACGCCTATTATAAAAAAGCGCAAAAAGTGCGGACATTGATGATCGAGCAGTATCAAAAAGCCTTTAAGGATTGCGATCTTATTGCCATGCCGGTAGCGACTTCAGGGGCGTTTAAAATCGGCTCTAAAAAAGACCCATTGGAAATGTACCTGGAAGATATTTACACCATCTCCATCAATCTTGCCGGCCTGCCCGCCGTTAGTATTCCCAATGGTTTTTCCGATTCTATGCTGCCTTTGGGACTTCAACTGATCGGCCCTCAAAAAGAGGATGTGCGCGTCTTGTCTTACGCTCATGCGCTCGAATCGAAAACCTCCTTTAACAAACTTCCTGCACAATTCAAGGATTAA